A stretch of DNA from Castor canadensis chromosome 2, mCasCan1.hap1v2, whole genome shotgun sequence:
ATCTTATAACTAGAATTGGCAGTCTGTCACCAGAGCCATCTGTTTTACCTTATGATGGCATCTCCAGCTTCCCTGCCAGCAGCTGGAGATGGGCTTCTCACTATTTGCTGCTTTTCTGTTGCCTTTGTTTCTCTGTGGTTTTCTACTATCTTTATTTCTTCAGAATGTAGCCTCTCTGTGTTACTCAACTCttttcattcatggagtcaaaagAGTGGGTTCTTCTCTTTTCACCATTTTGCCCTGccttctcttagcaattttcatttATGCAATACACTATTATAATTAGCCATAGTAACCATTCTAAAAAACAGATCTCCAGAAATTAATTATCCCATGTATGAATATTTGTATCTTTTGACCAGTATCTTCCCATTCCACCTTCACATCCCACATCATTTGCCCATGCTGTACCATTGCACAATCTGCTTCTGTGAGTGTGACTTCTTTAGATTCCAGAAGTGAGACctttcagtatttgtctttctgtctctttaatTTCACTTAGCGCAATGACATCAAGGTTTATTCATGATATTGCAAAACATAGGACTCCCTTCTTTTCTAAGGCTTGAGATTATTCAattgtgtgtttatatatgtatgcttgtgtgtgtttctgtgtgtgtatgtattattcAGTCATCTGTTAAAAAGCACTTagtttttttccatgtatttgatattttaaataatactgcAATGAAAATCAAAAGATATCTTTTGGATATAATGATGTCATTTCCTCTGGATATATACCTAAATGttgcattgctggatcatatggaagttctatttttaattttttacattctatcttattttttctttacctttatttTCAGTCCAGAACCTcttcccagggccttgtgcatgataGTCAAGTGCTCTATTGCTGAACTACACACAAAAgtcctattttaatttttgagaaaccTGTTACTCTTCCTGATAATTAataatgttgagcatttttcacaTACCAGTTGGCCTTTAAGTTACTTTTAATGCTAAAGAAAAACTAGGCTTTCATAACTTTAAGATCTCTCCATCTTAGTATTATATAATTATCATAATTTATAGTTCTTCTGTTCACTTTCAGGTAGTGCTGCCATCTAAGCCAATGGAAGGAACAAATCATTCGGTGGTGTCAGAGTTTTTGTTCCTGGGACTCACCAACTCTTGGGAAATCCAGTTACTAATCTTCGCATTCTCCTCCACATTTTATGTGGCAAGCATGATGGGAAACTCACTCATTGTGTTCACGGTGGCTTCTGACCCTCACTTGCACTCCCCCATGTACTTTCTGTTGGCCAACCTCTCCCTCATTGACTTAGGTGTTTGTTCTGTCACTTCACCCAAGATGATTTATGACCTTTTCAGAAAGCACAAGGTCATCTCCTTTAGGGGTTGTGTCACTCAAATCTTCTTCATCCATGTCATAGGTGGTGTGGAGATGGTGCTGCTGATAGCCATGTCCTTTGACAGGTATGTGGCCATATGTAAGCCTCTCCACTACCTGACCATCATGAGCCCAGGAATGTGCAtcttctttttagtgattgcCTGGTTGATTGGCCTTTTACACTCTGTGGTTCAATTGGCTTTTGTAATAAACTTACCTTTCTGTGGTCCTAATGTATTGGATAGCTTTTATTGTGATCTTCCTCAGTTCATCAAACTTGCCTGCATAGACACCTACCGATTAGAATTGATGGTCACAGCCAACAATGGATTCATCTCCGTGGGCTCCTTCTTCATACTGATCATTTCCTATGTTGTCATCATGTTCACTGTTCTGAAACACTCTCCAACTGGTTCTTCCAAGGCTCTGTCCACACTTTCAGCTCATGTCACTGTAGTAATCTTATTCTTTGGTCCTTTGATGTTCATCTATACATGGCCTTCCCCCTCCACACATCTGGATAAGTTTCTTGCCATATTTTATGCAGTTGTCACTCCTTTTCTGAATCCTGTGATCTACATATTCAGGAATCAAGAAATGAGGATGGCAATGAGGAGAGTATGCAGACAGGTAATGGGTTATAGGAAGATCTCTTAAATGATTGCACTATGAACAGTCCTCATGGAACACAGAAGTTCATTATTCATCAAACTCAGAGAGATGTCTTTCATTGCCCACTCTGATTTGTTTATGTACACTGATATTTAGGCTACTTTTATTTCTGCTGTAAACAGAGAAGGAATTACATATAGAGCAAAGATTTTAATAATACAGAACCCCAATTACTATGGAATTATATGAAATAAACTCTTAGTCATACAAAAGAGGACAGACTACTTTAGAGTCTTCAGAACTGGGAAAATTTTCTGCTTCTGTATTTTTCAACAGTAACCTGCTTACATTTTGCAATTTCTGGCAGTACTCTATGACTGCATATTGAGCTGGGTCACTTCTATATCTTCTGCCTCTTCCACTTACTCTACCCCCTTTTGAGTCTCTCCTAGGATGTGCAAGGTGAGAATGTTgagcacacacacagagaagagtaATGGAAGCATGTTTTTGGATAGAAATGATGTGAGCTATTTGGAATAACAAGAAGGAATTGTGAATACCTAATTTTCCTACCTGGTTAGCATTATAGTACTCAAACCATTCAGTTTCCATTCCCCTTTACTCCTactttctccccttcctttttccttagaATATGCTCATGTCAGAGTTCACCATAAGAAAAGTTGGGGTGTTATTTAGAAGGTGAAAATGAAGGCTTAATATTCACTTTGGGTTAGAAGTCTGGTGTGAGGTAGGTACCAAGGCACATCACACAGGTTGATACTGTTTGTTGGTCACCATGATGTATGAGAACAGTAGCTAAGTTGGAAGTTCTACTGCCTCCTACTGTGTGGTTCCTttcaacccccacccccagtcctgaGCTGAGTGCATAAGTATCATTGTTATGAAATTCACCAAGATAGTGGTCACCTGATCATCAAAATTGGAAGCAGGAGAAACAGATGTCAAGTTTATCCTTTCTCTCCACTTCATGCTCTTTGCCTTCCATAATGCTGGCTCCAAAGGTCTCAGATCCAGCATGAGATTCAGTGGTAACAGACTTACATGTAATGTTTAGTGGCTTCCTCATTGCATAAAGTATAATTCCTTTAACTTATCCCTTACTATATATCACTTACAGTGGCTCTACTTCTTTAATGAAATCCTGCATGATACACACATTCAGCACATTTTTCCAGCCTAATCATTAATGGATTCATATGACTTACCAATCCATACCATATTTATACAGCATTTTTCCTGGCCAGAGGATACATTTTATATCAAAGGAAATGTAATAATAAGTTCCTAATATATGGAACTCACTAATCTCTTCACAACCCCCAACACTTATAAACAACTGGATTGATAGTTTAGTGGAGTAGTCTGCTAAGGTGCAATTACAATACTACTTGAAGCACTAATACTATTTGGATGATGGAGTGCATTCAAACAATACAGGAATAGTCTGTGATAAGCTACAGAATCAGCTCTCTCACTGTTCTGTTTATAGTTCCTGTTGGGCCATCTTTTTTTGCAGGTATAGCTCATACTTGTTATTCCAGAAACCTGTCCCTCCCCATAGCCCTGTAGTACTAGAGATGAAAAGAGCTTAGTGCTCTTTCTAGGCCTGTGTTCCTTTGTATCTCTGATCAGTTCTCATGACCCCACCCAAACTCTTGCATCCAATTCCTTCTATCATGTCTCTTTAATTACCCAAATGAGTGTGCTATTTCTTCTTGCCTGGACCTTGATTAATTACCTGTGATATCTCTAAAACAGTTAAACAAATATATAGCCATAAGCATTCACAAAGGTAACACATGGAAATGTAAAGCCTAAGAAAGTTCCAGAAGAATTCATGCCACATGGTAGTACCCCTGGAGAAGCAGCCAGCAGCCCTGGACTAAGGTCATGATCAAAGGGTCTTTGGCTTTATTTGTGATattataacttttaaattaaaaaaagattagtaTATTCTATAtaatgagaaattattttaacattttgataAATTAGTGAATGATATTCTGATATCAAGTCATTTGGTAACGTTTTAAACTGAGATTTGAGTTTTCAAAGTATCATTTCCTTGAACTAAAATTAGGATTTTGTTAACTCTATTATATTGCATGCATTCTCTTTTTTCCAACTGCACTGAAGCATAGGACAACATTGACTGAATTTGCCATGCTTCAGACTGCTGTAGGGGTTCAGGACATTATTCCCTGGGTGTCATGATGCAAGCTTATATCATAAAGGGTTATCTATTTATTTGATGGGAATTTGAATGGGTCTGTGGATCACACATACGAATGGCTTTTTGGGGTGGTTCTGGCAAAAGTCAGGTTCTCCTTCCTTGCCATATTCAACCTAGAATGCAGCCTTAAGAATTCAGTTATTTGTCATTTCCAgccttatttttaatatcttttatgtAAAATTCATTATTTGGGACCATCCTCTCATAATCTATGCTTctcttttcatcatttctttttgcaattgcatttaaaaatatttttattgtttttaagttaACTTTGGCTCatattttcccttctcatttcaaTTTTGTTCAGGtaaacaaatatttacagagGGTCTAATATGTGTCATAAAATATATGAGGTACTGGGCTAAAGAGAAAGCTAAGGCAGTATCTCTACCATTGAAAGCTTCTGTTCTGTAGGGCAAGGAAAGAGAAGTGGAGAGCTTCAATGTTTCTGCAGTGATAATGGTATCCACCATATAATGTGGGACTACAAAGTGGGACAGAGACTAGAGCAGGGATTTTCACCCATAGCTGCTCATCAGAATTACCTTATTCAATGTCAAAAGCACTGACTCTTGGCCCATCTCCTGAGAGTTTGATTCAATCAGTCTTGTTTCGATgcactatttttaaaatctctcctaCCATTCTCCATCCTGCAGTTAGTGTTCCATTACTACTAAACCACTATAGCTGATCAGACATGCTGAAAATGTTGCGCTTCATTGTGCCAGCTGTTAATTCTTCTTGGAAttatcccttccttccctcattcctgtCTCTAAATCTTAAGTCTACTAAATGCTACTTCCCTTGGGAAATCTTCACAAGTCCTCTCAGGTAGATTCAAGGGTTCTTTCTCCTGTGTTCCTACCCACTATGTTGATCACGCCTTAATACAGCCATCATCCAGAATGGATTAAAACACTTTGCTTGTAATGCAAGTGTCTTCTTGTGGAGCCCAAGCCCATTTGACTGTCATGAAGCAAaagaattgaataaatgaataaactctATTTATAGGTCCTAGTGTTCACGGAACTTAGAAGCTAATGGACTGTTCAAAAAATGCTTTTGGTGTTATATTGGATATTGTACATTATAGACAATTCttggggatttgaacccaaggtttgctgggcagatgctttaccacctGAGTGACACTTTCAGCCCATTGGAGATCATTTTTAATTCAGAAGGGGGCctggggcaaggctcaagtggtagagtgcctacatagGAAGCacagaccctaaattcaaaccctagtacctccaaagaATCCTGATATTATTTAAtacaaaagaaattcaagtaATTATTTTACATGTTATAATTATATATGCTTAAGAATTTTATGGTGATATCCACTCAGTTTTGACTGTTCATGCTTCCCAGTCATTCTGACTCACTTTGGGCCACCAATGTACAAGTCAGAATTTATAGACAAAATCACCAAAGGTGAAATTTCCCATTTCAGTTATGttttgtctccagtgtctcattatgagatttttcttttggttcttttCACCAAACCAACTGGATTTTAGGGACTATTCCCCTGAACACATGAGCAAATTTGGTAACTTCAGGTTCTGCAGTAGCACCTAGTCATTATTCTCCAGTGGTGTTAATTAaaccccttttttatttcttcagctttttATATAATAGCTGTTGCATAAGCCAAAGCTCAGTTACCCAAGGATCCTAATTATCTGAAGATGCTGTGGTTTTGGAAACAGGAACATGCAAAGATTTGCACATGTCAAGGAAGGTTTTGGTTGGCATCATTAAGGGGAGCAGGAACAGATCATGTCAGGGAATAAATAAAGACCATAGTTGTGGAGAACAGCAAACAACAGACTGACACTTACCTCTTGGGAAAATGTGTCAGGTTTCAAGAGTGAAACTAAAGCTATGGAAGAGATTCAGGGTCAGCACAATGTCATGTcttttgcatgggtgaggaatttaGAGGTTCAAATGATGCTTTAAAGAATTTCATGTCATTAACCACTTTGATAGGAATgatataaggaagacaaagcggttttgctagttgagttgaggatagctatacagaaatattcctagcattgctttcgtgtacacgtgtaatgacccatgttgattcatctctaactgatttttaccctggtttctgatccccttctcatgataatctCTGTTGCCTTaaagtttctatattagctcctctggagtggggacatcaaacgctctcatgttttggattttctgcctatttctatatcacccaaatatgctctcaccttatcatgtgatccaagtccaaccacattgctgcatttgccatagatctaaagtctgcatatgagggagaacatgatttttggtcttctgagcctggctgaccttgttcagaatgatgttctctagctccatccatttacctgcaaatgataagacttcattcttcttcatggctgagtaaaattccattgtatacaagtaccacattgtcttgatccattcgtcagtagttgggcatcttggttgtttccataacttggctattgtgaatagtgctgcaataaacatgggtgtgcaggtgcctctggagtaatctgtgttgtatttctttgggtatatccccaggagtgggattgctgaatcatatggtaggtctatgtttagatttttaaggagtctctaaattttttcccagagtggttgtaacagcttgcattcccaccagcagtgtaagagggttcctttttcttcacatccttgccaacacatgttgtttgtggtgtttttgatgataggtgttctaacaggggtgaggtggaatcttagtgtggttttgatttgcatttcctttatgtctagagatgttgagcattttttaatgtgtgtttttgccatttgaatttcttcttttgagaaagttctattaagttcagtggcccattttttaattgattcattgattttaggagagtttagtttcttaagttccctgtatattctggttatcagtcctttgtctgatgtacagctggcaaatattttctcccactctgtgggttgtcttttcagtttagggatcatttcttttgttgtgcagaagctttttaattttatgaagtcccatttgtccaccctttctcttagttgctgggctgctggggttgtattgaggaagtccttgcctgtacctattacttccagagtgtttcctgctccttcctttagtaacttaagagtttcaggtctgatacttaggtcctttatccattttgagttgatactagtacagggtgatagacatggttctagttttagtttcttgcaaatagataaccacttttcccagcaacatttgttgaagagccgtcttttctccatcatatatttttggcacctttgtcaaaaatgaggtggatatagttgtctggattcatatctggatcttctattctgttccactagtcgtcatgtctgtttttatgccagtaccatgctgtttttattgctattgctttgtaatatagtttgaagttgggtattgtgatacctccagcattgcttttttttttctgctgagtattgcctggctattcgtggtctctcgTGTTTCCCAATGAAATTTAGAATAGATTTATCTATCtctgtggtgaaagtcattgggattttgatgggaatttcattaaacatgtagattgcttttggtcatatagccatttttactatgttgattctacaaatccatgatcacgggagatctttccatcttctgtaatcttcctcaatcactttcttcaggattttgtaattctccttctagagttcattcacatcttttgttaaatttactcctaggtatttgatcttttaggggggctattgtaaatggaattgtttccatatattccttctcagttcgtatgttgttggtatatagaaaagctaatgatttttgtaggttgattttatatcctaccacCTTACTGTAggtgtttatggtatctaagagtttttgggtggagttttttgggtctttgaggtataggatcatatcatctgcaaaataaggatattttgacagttttttttacctatttgtattcattttatttcttcttcttgcctaattgttctggctaggaattccagtactatgttgaataagagtggagatagtgggcacccttgttttattcctgattttaggggagatggtttcagtttttcaccattaagtatgatgttggctgtaggcttgtcataaatagcctttacaacattgaggtacattccttctattcctagttttcttagagcttttatcatgaagttgtgttggatcttgtcaaaggctttttctgcgtctattgagttgataaagtggtttttgtgtttgcttctattgatgtgctgtattagatttatagatttgcgtatgttgaaccatccctgcatccctgggatgaagccgacttggttatggtgtatgatctctctgataggttgttggattcagtttgccattattttattaaggatttttgcatcaatattcatgaaggaaattggcctataattctcctttttggaggtgtctttgtcaggTTTTGGGATGAGCGTAATACTGGCTCcaaaaaatgagttaggcagtgttccttccttttctatgtcatagaacagtttaaggagagttggtattagttcttctttaaacatctgatagaattcagcagtgaatccatcgggtcctggacttttcttttttgggagactcttgattgctgcttcaatttctttttgtgttatagatctattcaggtgattaatatcctcttggttcagttttgggtggttgtaagtttccagaaatctgtccatttcttcaagattttcaaatttattagagtataggctctcaaagtagtctctgatgatttcctggatttccgtggtgtttgttgttatcttcccttttgcatttctgattttactgaatcaggggtttttttctctcttcattttagtcaggtttgccaggggtctgtcaaccttatttattttttcagagaatcagctttttgtttcattgattctttgtatcattttattttgtttctatttcattgattacagcccttattttaattatatctttccttctgcttgttttgggatttgattgttcttgtttttctaggagtttgagctgtagtattaagtcattgatttgagctctttcaGTATCTTTAatttatgcactcatgactataaactttcctcataggactgcctttgctgtatcccatagtttctggtaggtcatgttttcattttcattaacttccaggaaccttttaatttcctcttttatttcattgatgacccattcgtcatggagcaatatgttgttcagcttccaattgtttacatgtttttactgctgtttttgttgttgatttctagttttaatgtgttgtggtcagatagaatgcatgggactatttctattttcttgtatttgctaaaGCTcgatttgtgccctaagatatgatcaattttttgagaaggttccatgggctgctgagaataatgtgtattgtgcagaagttggatgaaatattctgtagacatcagctaggtccattttatcCAGCCATGTGTGGGATGACCAGAAACCACCCCAACCATCAGTCTCTGCCTGGCTCGAACTCCATGTGGAGCAACTGGAGCCCCGCCCTGCTAGGACAAGCACCATCCTGGTGTGAGACAGCTGcacccaccagcctgccaggaacTCCGCTCCCTGTGTGGAGtgggccccagctctacaggcttcccagacAACTGCTCCACCAGGCTTCTGCTTGactgccactagagggctccaagcatgcctaagagacactCACAGACTGGACTGaacactaaagaactaaaaacaactaagcctgcaatcctactgttccagaactggtgatttttttttctcccttctttaaggtcTTGCCAGCCTGGTTTTctatttgatcacccaccatctctcctttttctttttcctttctttcctttttttctctcttctctcttccttttatcttcccttctctttctcttttttaaccttctctaatgattttgttattattaatattgtaatccagctaataccaaattacacatagtccagggacagaaacagtacctagtggaaatatgggaagaaaaaaaagggatggaaaccattcttcccccaaaaattaAGTAGTacaatatttaaagcaaaatgaagaaaatggatacccagacccagactccaacaaaacaaagataaactgtaccaaggaacccaacgaagaaCACAAGaccaccctgaaagaagaaattctacaagtaattaatgagaatttcatagagatgttagtAGACACAGTCAACCAagacatacaagaggcactcaagaaattccaagaggacaaaactcaagaatatcagaaaacacagaaacaaataaatgaaattgtagaagccctaaacaaacaccaactgaaacaaagatcaccataagcagagagataaatgaattaagggcaaaaattggcaatattaaagaagtaacccatgataaggaaaacctcaaaaacaagaatgaaacagaaatacaaaataaaatggaaggccattccagcagaatagaacaatcagaagacagaatctcagaacttgaagatgaaatggcagaGGACAATTAATAGAAATGCTGTTTACAAAACTACTCATGCTTGGTGTAGTCATGCACGTCAGTAATCTCGGCTCTGGAGAGTTTGAGGCATAGGATTCAGAGTCCCTGGCCACCTTGAGCTATATAAAGACCCAATTCCAGAGAAAAGAGAATGCAACCCTCCAAAAACactggaaacaaaaaaaatgccaaaacaaaaatgaactttaaaaatgtaCTCCTTTAATACTAAACCTATTAAAAATGGGCCAGTATCTAAAGTAGGATGAATTGAACTGAAATTTATAATCAGCTCAGTAAAAGAATTttttgtagaggtcattaacatcatttgttaagtttactcctaggtatttgattttttttttggggggggctattgtaaatgaaattgtttccatatattctttttcaatttcttcattggtGCTGTACagaaagctaattatttttgtaagttgagtttgaatcctgccacattgctatagctgtttatgttgtctaggagtttttgggtagagttttctgggtctttaagatctaggatcatgttgtctgcacaTAAGGatcttttgacagtttctttacctacttgtattccttttatttcttcttcttgactaattgctatggctagaaattccagggttatgttgaacaggagtggggatagttgGCACACtcatctagttcctgattttaggggaaatggtctcagtttttctccattaagtatgatgttgggtttaggtttgtcatatatagtctttacaaagttaaggtactttccttctattcctagttttcttagagcttttatcatgaagtggtggaTCTTGCtgaagctttttctgcatctactgagatgatcaagtggtttttgtctttgcttctattaatgtgctgtaatacatttataggtttgcatatgttgaaccacccctgcattcctggggtgaagtcaacttggtcatggtgaatgatctttctgatgtgttgttggatttggtttgccattattttattgaagatttttgcatcaatgttcattaaggagattggcttatagttctcctttttggaggtgtctttgtctggctttgggatgAGCGTAATACTGGCTCcaaaaaatgagttaggcagtgttccttccctttctatttcatgcagcaatttaaggagagttggtattagttcttctttaaaggtctgatagaattcagcaaagaatccatctggtcctggacttttctttttagtgagactcttttttgctgcttcaattgcattttgtgttatagatctattcaggagaTAAATATCCTcgtggttcaattttggatggccttaagtatctaggaatttgtccatttcttaaagattttcaaatttataacatacaggttctcaaagtagtctctgatgatttcctggatttctgtggtgtttgttgttatctcctcatttgcatttctgattttactgatttgggtttttttctctcctcattttagtcaagtttgacAGGGGCcagtcaatcttgtttatttttttaaagaaccagctttttgtttcactgattctttgtatggttttttgtttgtttgtttctatttcattactttattattattattattattaatttctctcttgctgcttgttttgagatttgcttgttcttgcttttctttgagtttgagctgtagtagtagatcattgatttgagatctttcagtccttttaatatatgcactcatggctataaactttccccttaggactgcctttgctgtgtcccataggttttggtagatcgtgttttcattttcattaacttccaggaaccttttaatttcctcttttatttcattgatgacccattcgtcatggagcaatatgttgttcagcttccaattgtttacatgtttttactgctgtttttgttgttgatttctagttttaatgtgttgtggtcagatagaatgcatgggattatttctattttcttatatttgctgaagctcgatttgtgccctaagatatgatcaattttttgagaaggttccatgggctgctgagaagaaagtgtattgtgcagaagttggatgaaatattctgtagacgtcagctaggtccatttaatctatggtgtgaCTTAATTCTAgtatatctttttttgttgttttgatgacctatctattggtgataagggtggtattaaggtctcccactatcactgtgttggtgtttatatgtttttaggt
This window harbors:
- the LOC141417457 gene encoding olfactory receptor 4F3/4F16/4F29-like, which gives rise to MEGTNHSVVSEFLFLGLTNSWEIQLLIFAFSSTFYVASMMGNSLIVFTVASDPHLHSPMYFLLANLSLIDLGVCSVTSPKMIYDLFRKHKVISFRGCVTQIFFIHVIGGVEMVLLIAMSFDRYVAICKPLHYLTIMSPGMCIFFLVIAWLIGLLHSVVQLAFVINLPFCGPNVLDSFYCDLPQFIKLACIDTYRLELMVTANNGFISVGSFFILIISYVVIMFTVLKHSPTGSSKALSTLSAHVTVVILFFGPLMFIYTWPSPSTHLDKFLAIFYAVVTPFLNPVIYIFRNQEMRMAMRRVCRQVMGYRKIS